A genomic stretch from Aedes albopictus strain Foshan chromosome 2, AalbF5, whole genome shotgun sequence includes:
- the LOC109424269 gene encoding uncharacterized protein LOC109424269: MYMIYIRFTILSLSLTSKSAYNKKGTRTSSLDDRYEECLPDPALAPEEIIAQLLTDDQSAKVVHIGDITMRESLPEGLSVIESTLQDQDNGFGEMKLQELGEFLGSSPNESASKDTHNDSGIEQDTTGSGLEDLPRVIDRTIREATIDESHMGSTSMAMIDMPIASTSAAQLQEVDMTTLTNLFTHPDTEHHEKTLEISRTPDDVPEPITPKKSNSQPFTIIAPEDSGIATTLSSTKNKKSQRRRTIVDQKTKLDSEGMKRSIENCSSTQRCKNPRFDIVPLEQVRHPFDNAVTILQHPVRSMRSSVLPALFTRNARKRTADVEDLLLKEWRGDLELPAKRKRSLKESTRTPVTPPAPVAQSSPVDVSMNCTNLTDQEQTIEILPLPLQQDIAIFEQTDARNINVQLTENSVTIGPEREIDETNLITLLTDLWSKGRGPITMKLLEGGFSSKLEAATCFSTILALIAKRKLRVSKHESNEIADILPYS, translated from the exons ATGTATATGATTTACATAAGGTTTACTATTTTGTCCCTTAGCTTGACTAGCAAAAGTGCATACAACAAAAAGGGAACGCGCACTTCATCCCTGGACGATCGCTacgaggaatgtctgccagatcCCGCACTCGCCCCTGAAGAAATCATAGCGCAACTACTCACCGACGATCAGAGTGCCAAGGTTGTCCATATTGGTGATATCACCATGCGGGAATCGTTACCAGAAGGGTTATCGGTCATTGAATCTACCTTACAAGACCAGGACAATGGATTTGGAGAGATGAAACTTCAAGAACTCGGCGAATTTCTCGGATCGTCTCCGAATGAATCAGCTTCGAAAGATACCCACAATGACTCGGGTATCGAGCAGGACACCACTGGATCGGGATTGGAAGATCTCCCACGAGTTATTGATCGAACCATTCGTGAAGCGACGATCGACGAATCCCACATGGGCAGTACTTCAATGGCCATGAT aGATATGCCCATTGCAAGCACCAGCGCTGCACAATTACAGGAGGTTGATATGACTACGCTGACCAATTTGTTTACACACCCAGATACAGAACATCATGAGAAAACTTTGGAAATTTCAAGAACTCCAGATGATGTTCCAGAGCCAATCACACCGAAGAA ATCAAACTCTCAACCATTTACGATTATCGCTCCAGAAGATTCCGGAATTGCAACAACCCTGTCCTCGACAAAGAACAAGAAATCTCAGCGCCGACGCACAATTGTTGATCAGAAAACCAAATTGGATTCCGAGGGAATGAAACGTTCTATAGAGAATTGTTCCTCGACCCAGCGATGCAAG aaccctCGATTCGATATCGTTCCTCTGGAGCAGGTACGACATCCCTTCGACAATGCGGTTACGATTCTTCAACATCCCGTTCGAAGCATGCGATCTTCGGTGTTGCCGGCTTTGTTCACGCGTAACGCCCGAAAGCGAACCGCGGATGTTGAAGATCTACTACTTAAAGAATGGCGCGGAGATCTTGAACTACCAGCGAAAAGAAAGAGATCTTTAAAAGAATCGACCAGAACACCAGTGACTCCACCAGCACCAGTAGCGCAATCGTCGCCGGTAGATGTGTCCATGAACTGCACCAACCTGACAGACCAAGAGCAGACCATCGAGATCCTTCCTTTGCCGTTGCAACAGGATATTGCTATCTTCGAGCAGACAGATGCTAGAAACATCAACGTACAACTGACGGAAAATAGCGTTACAATAGGGCCAGAGCGAGAAATTGATGAAACGAATCTGATCACTCTGCTTACGGACCTGTGGAGTAAAGGTCGAGGTCCGATTACCATGAAATTGCTGGAAGGCGGATTTTCTAGTAAGTTAGAAGCTGCCACGTGCTTTTCGACGATTTTGG